From Malus sylvestris chromosome 1, drMalSylv7.2, whole genome shotgun sequence:
GGAATGCTTAGAGATGCTGAACAGTTTGTAGAAGAACTGGGTACGAGCGGATTATGCCAGGATAGTAGATTCTTCCAAACAATTTCTAGTGTTATGTGTGAACACAAGGAAGGAAAATTTGTGACTTTTGACCAGCCTGACACCGTGGCCCTGGGGCTGGTGCTCAGTCTCTATCTGACAGATGGCGATATCAGTAAGACagaaaaagttctagcatcatTGCCCGTGACTTCTGTTGGCTTATCAATTGCTAGTCAGCTCATTAAGAACATTATTAGAGAAGGCAAGCAACTTCAATCTTACCAATTTTTTCAGTTAAACATTACACTTATGATGTAAATCACCTCTGAGTAAGTTTTTATGCCTCTGAAGAAGTTTGACATCAATTTCCGTGCAGGTGATGCATTTAAAGCAGaaactcatatcaatcaattgGCCAAGCTTGGCTGCAGGGTGGATGATGCCACGGTTGCTTCTTTGATTAGTTTATATGGAAAGAAACGCAAGCTGATGAAGGCCCTGGAAATATTTACAGCATTTGCAGATTCTCCTTTAGCCAAAAAATTACTATGTAACTCAATGCTTGATGCATATGCCAAATGTGGTAAACCACAGGAGGCATACGCACTTTACAAACAGCTTACAGAGGAAAGACACGATCTGGATGCTGTTGCCATCAGCATAGTTGTCAATGCTTTGACTAACAGTGGTACGAATTTGGAAAGCTTTGTTAGCCTAGCAAAGACTATAGACTATCAGATGATAGAGCAACCGAGTTTATacatttttatcatttctaCCATCTTATAAGAAATAGCATAAATAGCATAATTCACTAAGCTTTTCAGCTTCCCTAATATCATTATGTATAAAACCACCATGCCCATCATTGCTGTTAATTTACTACATAACTTTTCCTTGCACCaattttaatcataataaaaCTCATCTCCAGGGAAACATAGAGAAGCAGAGAATGTCATCCGGGAAAGCCTTGAGCACCACTTGGAGCTAGATACTGTGGCGTACAATACTTTTATTAAGGCTATGCTGGAAGCAGGTTGATATGGGCTGCTTCAGTTATTCAGTAAAAACGCTTGAGTAGAAGAAAGCTTGCATTAACTTGGTAATTTTCATGATGCAGGTAGGTTGCATTTTGCATCCAGTATCTATGAGCGCATGCTTTCTGAGGGGGTTGCTCCATCAATTCGGACATATAGCACCATGATCAGGTAATAGCTTTGTGTACTTTTTTCTGTTGTGCGATTAATTAAAAAGATATATTGAAAGCTGTTCATATTGGCGAACTATGGGTGCAGTGTTTACGGTCGAGGTCGAAAGCTGGAAAAGGCTGTAGAGATGTTCACTACGGCTCGCAACTTGGGTTTGTCTTTGGATGAGAAGGCATATATGAATCTGGTTAGCTACTATGGGAAAGCTGGTAATGTTCTAAATCCCCCACCAAGTAAACAATTTTAGATATTGTGAATTGTCACAAAAATTTGAATGGTGTTCCTCAGTTTTGCTATTGGCTTAGTTCATTGGTGCTAATTGAAATGGAATAGTGTATAATACTAAATGCTGTTTTGTCCAGTCAATGTATATAACCTTTAATAACTATACATAGCAGGTATGTTCTTATTCCTTTTTCTAGTGGATATCTCGTAGACTCTTCAGCTATCAGATTTCTTCGTTGTCTGTAAATTGTAATTGTTCATAAcgttagtgtgtttgttttgtaGGAAAAAGGCATGAAGCATCCATGCTATTCAGCAAAATGCGAGAAGAAGGGATAAAACCTGGGATGGTATGCAGAATTGAGattatttaaaacttaaaagggaTGAGTAAAGATTTATTTTGACTAATTAGTAATCACTCATTAATAATTCTAGAGGGTATGTCTTGGTGCAACAGTAGGGCTTGTCCCAAGCAACCTGGTGGTTGAAAAATATTACATTTCTTATGAATTGACGTTCATGATTATATGGAAGTGTAAAGCTGCTATCTGAGTGTGTTGTCTTGTCTTTTACATGAAAATCAGGTCAGTTATAATATAATGATCAATGTATATGCTGCTGGGGGCCTTTATCAAGAAGCAGAGGAATTATTCAAAGCCATGCAGCGAGATGGTTGCTTACCCGACTCCTTTACCTACCTGTCCCTAATTCGAGCCTACACAGAGAGTCTGAAATACTCAGAAGCAGAGGAAACCATTAACTCTATGCATGAAAACGGTGTCCATCCCTCCTGTGCGCATTTTAACCTTTTACTCTCCGCTTTTGCCAAAATGGGTTTGATAGGTGAAGCAGAAAGAATTTATAAAGAACTACATGGAGCTGGTTTGAACCCTGACGTGGCATGTTATCAGACTATGCTGAGAGGTTACATGGACTATGGACATTTAGAAGAAGGGATCAAGCTTTTTGAACAGATCAGTAAGTCTGGAGAGGCAGACAGGTTTATTTTGAGCGCAGCAGTGCATTGTTATAAATCTGTGGGAAAGGAACTTGAAGCTGAAAATGTTTTGCATTCCATGAGTAATTTGGGAATTTCATTTCTGGAGAACCTAGAAATTGGATCCAAGCTAAAGACCTCGTAAATATTTCAGAACTGATTTAGTTATGGGATGCTATGCGGCAGATGACAAATCAGAGGGATAGAACGATCCTGAGTAATTTTATGCTTATTTATGCACAGCTCAGGTGTACCAAGAATCGAATTTGGGAGAGAAGCAAAATACATTCTTCTAGACCAGTGGCGAACAAACATTAAGAGGTTGCATGCTAGCAGTAACCAGATGGCGGGTTGAGACTTGTTTTCCCAGTCCTTTGCTCGAGTGTGGGAAATAGCTTGTCAGTTGTTTACGACTTGAAATTAGTGACTGAAGAAATCTGTTTACACGAAACGCTTATGCTCAACTGTTAAGGAGTGGGCAATCACGCTGGAAGGGCCATAGTCCATCAGATGGAAACAGTTTCAGTTGGCATGAGTCGTGGTCAATGGATACGGAAGTCTAATATTAGCTCGGCCACATTACTTGGTATCCTTCATATCTATAAGGAGGTAACTGTTAGCTTTCTGGAAATAGTCAAGACTAAGAAGAATAGATCACAACCTTGATATTTCTTCCGCACTAACATTACAGCTTGATTTTGTAGATTGTACAAAAGTTCGTGTTCATTAGAATATGAAAGTTCATAGAATTGTTGAAGATATTGTAGCAGCTATGCATGTCAATTAGGACATTTGTACAGAATTTTTCTTTGGATGCCGAATAAAACATGCATAAAAAAATTGCATTTACCACAGAAATAATGTCAACTGTTTTATTAGCTCATTCTTGTTAAATTCCAGGCACATATGTGATACATGAATGTCGCTCAATCTGCACTTGTTGACATGCTATAACCGGGAACCTTGGCGAGTTTTCTCCGATACATAATCAATCGTACCCGCTCGACCTCTTTCCATAAACCTCTACTGGCATATATATTAGACAAAACTACGTATGCCCCATCATTCCAAGGCTCTAATTCTTGCAAATGCTCAGCCACCCACTCCCCCATCTTCACATTCTCATGTTTCTCACAGGCACCCATCAGGCACCCCCAGACGACCGAGTTTGCCTTCATTGGCATCTCCTCCTCGACCATCTTTCTCGCTTCCTCAAGCAATCCCACTCTGCCAAGAAGATCCACCATGCATCCGTAATGCTGCAAGTGGGGCTTTATCCCATATGTATTTTTCATCATGTCGAAGTAAAATCTTCCGTCTTGCACATTCCCGCCATGAACACATGCACTGAGTACCCCAACAAAGGTCACGTGATTTGGTCTCACTCCTGCCTCTCTCATGCACCGAAAGCATTCGAGCGCTTCATTCACATGCCCGTGCATTGCATAACCCACGATCATAGACGTCCATGATGAAACATTCCGTTGCTCCATCCTTGAAAACACCCTATAAGCCAAGTCCATTCTCCCGCATTTCCCGTACATGTCTATAAGCGAATTCAACATCATCAAGGAGGTATTCAATTTCAATTTATCGACGTTTTTCGCTGCTTGGTAAACGCATTTATGCAATTGAAGAGCCAAGCCCAGGTCACTCAAACTTCCGCAAGCGGAAGTGACACTCACCATGGTCACATCATCCGGCAAGAATCCACACTTCCTTAGCTGGATGAAGGTGTCGATGGCCTCCTTGGCACGGCCGCCTTGGGAAAGGCCTCCGATGATGGCATTCCAAGAACCCAACTTTCTGTCAGGGTTTTGGTCGAACAGGTTGCGTGCATTTTCAAATTCTCCTGCCTTggaatataaattaataaaccCACTCTCGCAGAACTCGTTGGTGTCGAGGCCGAGCCTGATGGCAAGGGAATGAAGCTGCCTGCCGATATGGACAGCAAAAAGCTGACAGAGGGCTTTTAGAACAATGGGGAGGGTGTAGCAATCAGGCAAAACGCCGGCACGAGACATGGCAACGTAGACAAAGAGAGCCTTGGTGGGAGCATCTCGTCGAGCGTAGGATCGTATAATATTGTTCCAGTAGAATGGGGCCGGGTAGAAGCGCAGCATGTGGGTTCTGATAACATGTGCGTAAATTTGATTCAGTTGTCGTAAGGTGGTGCAATTTGACAACTGGGTTGCTGTTACTTTTGCTGGGTCGTCCTGGCTGCTATCCAAATTTACAGAGGGAGTTACAGCGGAGAAGCAGATGAGGAAGGTCTTTTGGTTGAGAAGATGGTTTGAAATGGAAAGGTGCTTGTTCTTGTTGGGTATTTGAAAAATGCTGCAACTCCTCCTAATCATCTCAAACAACAAAACACCAACAAAGTTGTAATGAGGAGGAGGTCATGTGCCACTCTTTACTGGACCATCAAGGGCAAGGGCAGTCTTTGCCAAACCATCAAACGCAAAGGGCCGCACCAacataatttttctttgttgggaGTTTAATGGCTGGATTGAATCAAAACATAATCGAAACTGCTATAACTTGTAGGAACGACAATCGAACACAAGTAAAAAAGGCGAACACACTGTCCTAATCAATTGACACAATGACGTGCGAGAAGGAAGATCGAAGATGTTGACCATTCAAAGGGGGGAGTTAGGCTCTCATGTGTATAGAGTCATTAATATATAAATGAGAGACAATAGTTAAAAACAGAGTCATTAACCATCACGGTTTTTAGGCGATGCGTATTTGTACAAAAATCGTAAAATTTATTTGCTTTCATCTTCACCTCAACATGAGGTTTTCAAAACTCATGTAAGACTTCTTGTTTATATTCTTGTAGATGAAGCCCCGTTTTGGCAATGTTTAGGGCTCACTtcaatttttattcatttatgtTTTCGACTTAAATATTCTATTTAAAATACATTTGTGGctcaataaatggtaaaatcgcttttgccactcagtactacggtctggtggtattcctctttacttggagtgaaaggtcttaggttcaaatatCGTGGATgacaaatttgataccaaattaggctgctcaTTGTgcggcttagccgaactcccatctccttaatgtaaaaatattgatgtactcaaaaaaatataataatgctGAAATCGCTTTCAATTGCCTCATAATGTTACTCTTAATCTTGACGgaaaatattagccaaaaatttatacaaaaaaaagcattttttctcaacaaaaaaaacgTAGGCTAAGCATCACTATTTCTAGGTGATTTTGCAAATTTGTACAAAAATCATTGTAAAATTTATTTGCTTTCACCTTCACCTCAATGTGAGGTTCTCAATTTCATGTAAGACTTTTTATTGATATTCTTATAGATGGCAGTCCCATTTTGGCTATGTTTGGATCACACTACTATTTTTgtctatttatttttagttttcggcATAAATATTCTATTTAAAatacatttgttgctcaataaatgCTAAAACCACTTTCAATTGCCTTATAAAGTTACTCTTAATCATGAGGGAAAgtatttagcaaaaataaaaaacaattcattttttgggaaaacgaaTCAAAATAgcatgaaaactttgagttttaacgataaggacaaaataaagggtaaaataaatagtaccatgattgactttttaatgtaaaaatgtgattttttgttaaaatgaacaatacttggagttttcgttaaaattcccttcatttttctaaaaaaaacatGGGCACGTTTTGCAATGAAGGCATCACCATTGGACAAGGAGAAAGGACATCTTTTGAATGAGATGCTCTTCTTGAAGCAGCTGATCATAACACATTTCACCACCTCTTAGTATAAaaaaatatcgtttgttaaaaataaaaaaacagttATCAAAAAACCGcttagtattatggtctagTAATATTCcactttatttgtaagtgaaaggtcttaggtttgattctcactAACGGCGactttgaaccacattattgctagtccattgtgaggctttgCACCTTATAAAGTTCTCCTCAATGCTCACAAAAAATATTTCacgcaaataaaaaaatttgcatttttcacaaaaaaacgtGGATCAACACTCACGGTTTTCAGTCGGTTTTGCAAATTCGTATATATATCATTattcaatctatttattttcacctttgcctcctgtgaagttttgaaaatcaaGATGAGACTTTTCGTTGAGATTCTTGAGTGTAGAACCACATTTGACAATGTTCTGGGCCTCACCACTATATTTTTcacatatattttttaagttttcggcttaaatattctactaaatatacattttttgctcaataaattgaaaatcaacttccaaatagtttataaaattttccttaatGTTCGTGGAAaatattttgcaaaaataaaaatttgcatttttttacCATAAAAACGTGGGTTAACATTCACGATTTTTAGTTGATTTTGCAAATTCTTACATAAATCATCattcaatctatttatttttaccATCGCCTCACcgtgaaattttgaaaattaaagtaaGATTTTCCATTGagatttgtttgtaccatacttgaccaatcccgaaactaccgagcaccggccaacgttatactgtcaaggacccagaagagttcccctccgaccaggaggccaatcactactcgacacgtgtcaagattagaagccaatcagagcgcagcacgtgtcaacatcaagaaccaatcataacatgacacatgtcaatgtgacaaagctacaagtttttctataaataggggtcattcccccacaatatttcctaatgccattttgtgttaaatcattcacaagaactcactaaattgagagcttgatcctttgtacttgtgtaagcccttcactactaataagaactcctctactccgtggacgtagccaatctgggtgaaccacgtacatcctgtgtttgcttctctgtctctattcatttacgtatttatcctcactagtgaccgaagcaaccaagcgaaggtcacaaaacctgacactttctgttgtaccaaagtcttcgctgattttgtgcatcaacatttggcgccgtctgtgggaacgacacttattcctactctcttcagctgtgtcaagctggtttctatcattcgtacactttcttttgaccaggcatccctctccaacatgggaagcgaaggaagccacagcacacagaatgacaccccccttgcacatagtgcgaaacaacgaaagaaggaaggaaaacgagttcttcttcaagctaaagtcgatgagttggaagctcaaaacaacaagatagcaatgaagaatgaggtcctccaggagcaatatgagaagctcttcgagacactccacgaagctaggcaagctcagacacgcgagcttgttgcccccgtggaagtcaaccatcaactgggtgccctccaacatggagggtcacatgcattcgacatagatatccctgatagggaacagattacccctcgacttgataatcaacatgaggcttctcttaacccagttgcttcaacccgaaccatgagaagtggagggagacacctctttactgaaggggcagaaggatcgaaagccgtctttcgcgattgtcgggatttcctgaagcaacgtcgagagaattccatccatataagctcaaagattaatgacccaaggatttctgagagactcggtcccctgccacggcccaagccggccaccaatttggggaaggggcaacaagtcccagagagacatgagggtacaggggactcagaggtgttccgacagacataccctggaagccagtacagcgagtccagggaaaaatcacatgcccttgatcaaaccttcctaattccaagaggagatggagatttacgaaagaaagctccagtgacacataactccgctcaggacccccttgtcctacaacttcttgaggaagtaaacaagttgaaggctgaacgtcaggctgaaatacctgactggaaccaacccaggcctggccctcttacaaggaggatcctcaacaccccccttcaagcaaagacaaagcaaaagtttggcttgcaactttatactggaaaagaggacccgattgagcaccttaacctctttgagtccaccatggcataccggatgcacaccgacgaagagcgatgtcttctcttcccctccaccctctctggtggagctctaaattggtattgtcgtcttacacctgagacggtagactcatttgaggaattgaggaaactatttgtttcccaacacattttccaaaccgatcgcttgcactctgcagatgacttatacactatccgccagaagccagacgagtcattacgtatgtatgctggccgcttcagccatgaatactcccggtgtgccgaagcagatgacaagactgccctcaaagccttcacggcaggcctacgtgattgtttctttaaatacatgatcaatgccaatacttggaagacttactctgaggtgatggcgcaagcttataaccatgcctccgccgaggcaaagacatatcaggagaaaccccctacaaccatcctttatcaacaagtgggaggtggaagccagactcacctaaatgagaagacctcgatttcccaaacagcagtggcacctccccatgccttgcataatgcttcaccgaatcaacagacatatcaatttcaaggcaagaggaaggatttccatcctcaccactctcctttcagtaaaaagagtaagggacactatcccgataaccaagggtatcgccacaataacgctcgcccccaggcagtcaatgcagtgggtcaaacccgcgtcaagataccccctaccccaaggtatgagacatacacgcccttgaatgccacatgcgcggccatttaccccagcatagctcacctgataccaaagccaaagccgaggcacccagattacacgcccccgaataacgcgggcatgttttgttgctaccatgagcataacggccatgatagcgagaaatgtatcatcctccgtgatcgtattgaagctttggcacgagaaggaaaaattgatcaattcctccttcaccctcaaagggataa
This genomic window contains:
- the LOC126625882 gene encoding pentatricopeptide repeat-containing protein At1g77170, mitochondrial, with amino-acid sequence MIRRSCSIFQIPNKNKHLSISNHLLNQKTFLICFSAVTPSVNLDSSQDDPAKVTATQLSNCTTLRQLNQIYAHVIRTHMLRFYPAPFYWNNIIRSYARRDAPTKALFVYVAMSRAGVLPDCYTLPIVLKALCQLFAVHIGRQLHSLAIRLGLDTNEFCESGFINLYSKAGEFENARNLFDQNPDRKLGSWNAIIGGLSQGGRAKEAIDTFIQLRKCGFLPDDVTMVSVTSACGSLSDLGLALQLHKCVYQAAKNVDKLKLNTSLMMLNSLIDMYGKCGRMDLAYRVFSRMEQRNVSSWTSMIVGYAMHGHVNEALECFRCMREAGVRPNHVTFVGVLSACVHGGNVQDGRFYFDMMKNTYGIKPHLQHYGCMVDLLGRVGLLEEARKMVEEEMPMKANSVVWGCLMGACEKHENVKMGEWVAEHLQELEPWNDGAYVVLSNIYASRGLWKEVERVRLIMYRRKLAKVPGYSMSTSAD